From Ananas comosus cultivar F153 linkage group 8, ASM154086v1, whole genome shotgun sequence, one genomic window encodes:
- the LOC109713733 gene encoding uncharacterized protein LOC109713733 isoform X1 — protein sequence MGKAKGGSIFIRLVSAAGTGFFYVKRKNPRRITEKLEFRKYDPRVNRHVLFTEAKMK from the exons ATGGGGAAAGCAAAAGGTGGGTCAATATTCATCAGGCTG GTTTCAGCTGCAGGTACTGGATTCTTCTATGTTAAGCGGAAGAATCCACGCCGAATCACTGAGAAGCTCGAGTTTCGCAAGTATGACCCGAGAGTGAATCGGCATGTTCTTTTCACAGAAGCCAAGATGAAATGA
- the LOC109713733 gene encoding uncharacterized protein LOC109713733 isoform X2: MGKAKGGSIFIRLVSAAGTGFFYVKRKNPRRITEKLEFRKYDPRVNRHVLFTEAKMK, encoded by the coding sequence ATGGGGAAAGCAAAAGGTGGGTCAATATTCATCAGGCTGGTTTCAGCTGCAGGTACTGGATTCTTCTATGTTAAGCGGAAGAATCCACGGCGAATCACTGAGAAGCTCGAGTTTCGCAAGTATGACCCGAGAGTGAATCGGCATGTTCTTTTCACAGAAGCCAAGATGAAATGA